One genomic region from Burkholderia latens encodes:
- a CDS encoding histone deacetylase family protein, with protein MKTYFHPEQLLHHPRTYLSRGKMREPQEVPERAARLVAAVRALDFDVREPADRGIAPIAAVHDMNYLRFLEEAHRDWKRMPDDWGDEVMSNVFVRDPNPLRGVLAKAARYLADGSCPVGANTWRAAYWSAQSALAAAADVNDGARDAYALCRPPGHHARRDAAGGFCYLNNAAIAAHALRGRHRRVAILDTDMHHGQGVQEIFYGRDDVLYVSIHGDPTNFYPVVAGYEEETGAGAGDGYNLNLPMPHGAPESAFFDRLDDALRALARFQPEALVLALGFDIYKDDPQSQVAVTTDGFGRLGGAIGALGLPTVIVQEGGYHLDSLDANARAFFGGFAAAR; from the coding sequence ATGAAGACCTATTTCCACCCCGAACAGTTGCTGCACCATCCGCGCACCTACCTGTCACGCGGCAAGATGCGCGAGCCGCAGGAAGTGCCCGAGCGCGCCGCGCGGCTGGTCGCGGCCGTGCGCGCGCTCGACTTCGACGTGCGCGAGCCGGCCGATCGCGGCATCGCACCGATCGCGGCCGTGCACGACATGAATTACCTGCGGTTTCTGGAGGAGGCGCACCGGGACTGGAAGCGGATGCCCGACGACTGGGGCGACGAAGTGATGTCGAACGTGTTCGTGCGCGATCCGAATCCGTTGCGCGGTGTGCTCGCGAAAGCCGCGCGTTATCTCGCTGACGGCAGTTGCCCGGTCGGTGCGAATACGTGGCGCGCTGCGTATTGGTCCGCGCAGAGCGCACTCGCGGCCGCGGCGGACGTCAACGACGGCGCGCGCGACGCCTATGCGTTGTGCCGGCCGCCCGGCCATCATGCGCGGCGCGATGCGGCCGGCGGCTTCTGCTATCTGAACAATGCGGCGATCGCCGCGCACGCGCTGCGCGGCCGCCATCGCCGCGTTGCGATCCTCGACACCGACATGCATCACGGGCAGGGCGTGCAGGAAATCTTCTACGGCCGCGACGACGTACTCTACGTATCGATCCATGGCGATCCGACCAATTTCTATCCGGTCGTCGCCGGGTACGAAGAGGAGACCGGCGCCGGCGCCGGCGACGGCTACAACCTCAATCTGCCGATGCCGCACGGTGCGCCCGAATCGGCGTTCTTCGACCGGCTCGACGACGCGCTGCGTGCGCTCGCGCGGTTCCAGCCCGAAGCGCTCGTGCTTGCGCTCGGCTTCGACATCTACAAGGACGATCCGCAATCGCAGGTGGCCGTCACCACCGACGGATTCGGACGGCTCGGCGGCGCGATCGGCGCGCTTGGTTTGCCGACGGTGATCGTACAGGAGGGCGGGTACCACCTCGACAGCCTTGATGCGAACGCACGCGCGTTCTTCGGCGGATTTGCGGCCGCGCGCTGA
- a CDS encoding MFS transporter, with product MNTTTSSSPRPGGSATLPLLALAAGAFGIGTTEFSPMGLLPVIADGVHVSIPQAGMLISAYAIGVMAGAPLMTLLLARWSRRSALIALMSIFTIGNLLSAVAPDYTTLLLARLVTSLNHGAFFGLGSVVAASLVPRDKQASAVATMFMGLTIANVGGVPAATWLGQMIGWRMSFAATAALGLIAIAGLFSALPKGEAGKMPNLRAELAVLTRPVVLGALATTVLGAGAMFTLYTYVAPTLEHLTGATPGFVTAMLVLIGVGFSIGNIAGGRLADRSLDGTLIGFLVLLIVTMAAFPLLARTHAGAAVTLLVWGVATFAVVPPLQMRVMRAAHEAPGLASAVNIGAFNLGNALGAAAGGAAISAGFGYAAVPLVGGLIAAAGLALVALQIMQRRRAPVAANS from the coding sequence GTGAACACCACGACTTCTTCTTCTCCTCGTCCGGGCGGCAGCGCGACGCTACCGTTGCTGGCGCTCGCGGCCGGCGCATTCGGCATCGGCACGACCGAGTTCTCGCCGATGGGCCTGCTGCCGGTGATCGCCGACGGCGTGCACGTGTCGATTCCGCAGGCCGGCATGCTGATCAGCGCGTACGCGATCGGCGTGATGGCCGGCGCACCGCTGATGACGCTGCTGCTCGCACGCTGGTCGCGCCGCTCGGCGCTGATCGCGCTGATGTCGATCTTCACGATCGGCAACCTGCTGTCGGCCGTCGCGCCGGATTACACGACGCTGCTGCTCGCCCGGCTCGTCACGAGCCTCAACCACGGCGCGTTCTTCGGACTCGGGTCGGTGGTCGCGGCCAGCCTCGTGCCGCGCGACAAGCAGGCGAGCGCGGTCGCAACGATGTTCATGGGTCTCACCATCGCGAACGTCGGCGGCGTGCCGGCCGCGACGTGGCTCGGGCAGATGATCGGCTGGCGCATGTCGTTCGCGGCGACCGCGGCGCTCGGCTTGATCGCGATCGCCGGCCTGTTCTCCGCGCTGCCGAAGGGCGAGGCCGGCAAGATGCCGAACCTGCGAGCCGAACTCGCGGTGCTGACGCGCCCGGTCGTGCTCGGCGCGCTCGCGACCACCGTGCTCGGCGCCGGCGCGATGTTCACGCTTTACACGTATGTCGCGCCGACGCTCGAACACCTGACCGGCGCGACGCCCGGCTTCGTGACCGCGATGCTCGTGCTGATCGGCGTCGGCTTCTCGATCGGCAACATCGCCGGCGGCCGCCTCGCCGATCGCTCGCTCGACGGCACGCTGATCGGGTTCCTCGTGCTGCTGATCGTGACGATGGCCGCGTTTCCGCTGCTCGCCCGCACACATGCCGGTGCCGCGGTCACGCTGCTGGTCTGGGGCGTCGCGACGTTCGCCGTCGTACCGCCGTTGCAGATGCGCGTGATGCGTGCCGCGCACGAAGCACCCGGCCTCGCATCGGCGGTCAACATCGGCGCGTTCAACCTCGGGAACGCGCTGGGCGCGGCAGCCGGCGGCGCCGCGATTTCGGCGGGGTTCGGCTACGCAGCCGTGCCGCTTGTCGGCGGTCTGATCGCCGCGGCCGGGCTGGCGCTGGTCGCATTGCAGATCATGCAGCGCCGACGCGCGCCGGTCGCCGCGAATTCGTAA
- a CDS encoding LysR family transcriptional regulator, which produces MRQIELRHLRYFVAVAQAGSVMAGARAAGIVQPALSRQIRELEDAIGTPLLIRRATGVTLTAAGASFVNDATALLAALHDSRERALRCAAGQLGELRLGALPNCLPLPVVANVLKAFRDACPDVKLSIAPMLSAEQAAALTRGQLDGGIMAWRRDEAPHLAGVRLLSDRFVLAMPAPPGGRFHAPRTLADVAHEPFVWFDALRSAAHHRFLMTQCERAGFTPRIAQVGSDIPTLIGLVAAGMGCAFIPESASPTCPRTVRLVALDELASRFDIEFVFDAAAAPASPVVARFLEAVRGAAGHED; this is translated from the coding sequence ATGCGCCAGATAGAACTGCGTCACCTCCGCTACTTCGTCGCGGTCGCACAAGCCGGCAGCGTGATGGCCGGCGCCCGCGCGGCCGGAATCGTGCAGCCCGCGTTGTCGCGCCAGATCCGCGAGCTCGAGGACGCGATCGGCACGCCGCTGCTGATTCGCCGCGCGACCGGCGTCACGCTCACGGCGGCCGGTGCGAGCTTCGTCAACGACGCGACCGCACTGCTCGCGGCGCTGCATGACAGCCGCGAACGCGCGCTGCGCTGCGCGGCCGGCCAGCTCGGCGAGTTGCGGCTCGGCGCGCTGCCGAACTGCCTGCCGCTGCCGGTCGTCGCGAATGTGCTGAAGGCCTTTCGCGATGCGTGTCCGGACGTGAAACTGTCGATCGCGCCGATGCTGTCGGCGGAACAGGCCGCGGCGCTCACGCGCGGTCAGCTCGATGGCGGGATCATGGCGTGGCGGCGCGACGAGGCGCCGCATCTCGCGGGCGTGCGGCTGTTGAGCGACCGCTTCGTGCTCGCGATGCCCGCGCCGCCGGGCGGACGCTTTCACGCGCCGCGCACGCTCGCCGACGTCGCGCATGAGCCGTTTGTGTGGTTCGACGCGCTGCGCTCCGCCGCACACCACCGCTTCCTGATGACGCAGTGCGAGCGCGCCGGCTTCACGCCGCGCATCGCGCAGGTCGGCAGCGACATCCCGACGCTGATCGGACTCGTCGCGGCCGGCATGGGCTGCGCATTCATCCCGGAAAGCGCGTCGCCGACGTGCCCGCGCACGGTCCGGCTGGTCGCGCTCGACGAACTCGCGAGCCGCTTCGACATCGAGTTCGTGTTCGACGCCGCGGCGGCACCGGCGTCGCCTGTCGTCGCGCGGTTTCTGGAGGCCGTGCGAGGCGCGGCCGGCCATGAGGATTGA
- a CDS encoding Zn-dependent hydrolase codes for MKDLLEIDGARLWQSLADMARIGATARGGVRRLALTDDDRRGRDLFARWCRDAGMTVSVDAVGNLFARRGGADAHAAPVLIGSHLDTQPEGGRFDGVYGVLAALEVVRTLNDAGIATGKPIEIVSWTNEEGARFAPAMLGSAVFTGALPLDEALAKRDADGIALGAALDACGYRGARAPGGDVDAYFEAHIEQGPVLEANGTTIGIVTGGQAIRWLDVRVTGVAAHAGTTPMPYRKDAYFASAQIALELERIVAGHTPRGLATIGQVGIRNASRNTIAGDVTLTVDLRHHDDAQVDAMERELRDAAARIAAARGVQVSVDTCWRSPATPFDAACVELVAQAADAFGYTNERIVSGAGHDAILLARRVPTAMVFIPCVGGLSHNEAEDALPDDVTRGTNVLLHAVLARAGVTARTRHATAAAAAAHDADA; via the coding sequence ATGAAAGACCTGTTGGAAATCGACGGCGCCCGTTTGTGGCAGAGCCTGGCGGACATGGCGCGCATCGGCGCGACGGCGCGCGGCGGCGTGCGCCGGCTCGCGCTGACCGACGACGACCGGCGCGGGCGCGACCTGTTCGCGCGGTGGTGCCGCGACGCGGGCATGACGGTGAGCGTCGACGCAGTCGGCAACCTGTTCGCACGGCGCGGGGGCGCCGATGCACACGCCGCTCCGGTGCTGATCGGTAGCCATCTCGACACGCAGCCGGAAGGCGGCCGTTTCGATGGCGTCTATGGCGTGCTCGCCGCGCTGGAGGTCGTGCGCACGCTGAACGATGCGGGCATCGCGACCGGCAAACCGATCGAGATCGTCTCGTGGACCAACGAGGAGGGCGCGCGTTTCGCGCCGGCGATGCTCGGCTCGGCAGTGTTCACCGGTGCGTTGCCGCTCGACGAAGCGCTCGCGAAGCGGGACGCCGACGGCATCGCGCTCGGCGCCGCGCTCGACGCATGCGGTTATCGCGGCGCGCGCGCGCCGGGCGGCGACGTCGACGCGTATTTCGAAGCCCATATCGAACAGGGTCCCGTGCTGGAGGCGAACGGCACGACGATCGGCATCGTCACGGGCGGGCAGGCGATCCGCTGGCTCGACGTGCGCGTGACGGGCGTGGCCGCGCATGCGGGCACGACGCCGATGCCATATCGGAAGGACGCGTATTTCGCGAGCGCGCAGATCGCACTCGAGCTCGAGCGGATCGTCGCCGGCCATACGCCGCGCGGGCTCGCGACGATCGGGCAGGTCGGGATCCGCAACGCGTCGCGCAACACGATCGCCGGCGACGTGACGTTGACCGTCGACCTGCGTCATCACGACGATGCGCAAGTCGATGCAATGGAGCGCGAGCTGCGCGACGCGGCTGCGCGCATCGCCGCCGCGCGCGGCGTGCAGGTGTCGGTCGATACCTGCTGGCGCAGCCCCGCGACGCCGTTCGACGCCGCTTGCGTCGAACTCGTCGCGCAGGCTGCCGATGCATTCGGCTATACGAACGAGCGGATCGTCAGCGGCGCCGGCCATGACGCGATCCTGCTGGCGCGCCGCGTGCCGACCGCGATGGTGTTCATCCCGTGCGTCGGCGGGCTGTCGCACAACGAGGCAGAGGATGCGCTGCCCGACGACGTGACGCGCGGCACGAACGTGCTGCTCCATGCGGTGCTTGCGCGTGCCGGCGTCACCGCGCGCACCCGCCACGCGACGGCTGCGGCTGCAGCGGCGCACGACGCTGACGCATGA
- a CDS encoding pyridoxal-phosphate dependent enzyme, with amino-acid sequence MPLHIQTPYLRSQIASRRFGTNVWLKLDALQPSGSFKLRGIGAACEAHHTAGARRFVSSSGGNAGIAVAYCGRMLGVPVLVVVPESTSARARELIRVEGAEVVVHGASWAEANAFAVAAAGAHDAFVHPFDDPVLWQGHATMIDEMAASGPKPDAIVLAVGGGGLLCGVLDGLARNGWDDVPVVAVETAGADSYARSIAHGHPVELPAITSVATSLGAKRPCDAALDWATRHAIHPVVVSDAQAVAASLRFLDEHRIVVEPACGAALAALEQAVPVLASASDIAVIVCGGVTATVEQLQTLNATLR; translated from the coding sequence ATGCCGCTTCATATCCAGACTCCCTATCTCCGTTCGCAGATCGCGTCGCGCCGTTTCGGCACGAACGTCTGGCTGAAGCTCGACGCGCTGCAGCCGTCCGGTTCGTTCAAGCTGCGCGGCATCGGCGCGGCGTGCGAGGCCCACCATACGGCGGGCGCGCGCCGGTTCGTGTCATCGTCGGGCGGCAACGCGGGCATCGCCGTCGCGTATTGCGGCCGCATGCTCGGCGTGCCTGTGCTCGTCGTCGTGCCGGAGAGCACGTCGGCCCGCGCGCGCGAGCTGATTCGCGTCGAAGGCGCGGAGGTCGTCGTGCACGGCGCGAGCTGGGCCGAGGCAAATGCGTTCGCGGTGGCGGCGGCCGGCGCGCACGATGCATTCGTGCATCCTTTCGACGACCCGGTTCTGTGGCAGGGACATGCGACGATGATCGACGAGATGGCGGCGAGCGGCCCGAAGCCCGACGCGATCGTGCTCGCAGTCGGCGGCGGCGGGTTGCTGTGCGGCGTGCTCGACGGGCTCGCGCGCAATGGCTGGGACGACGTGCCGGTCGTCGCGGTCGAGACCGCAGGTGCCGACAGCTACGCGCGCTCGATCGCGCATGGTCATCCGGTCGAATTGCCGGCGATCACCAGCGTCGCGACGTCGCTCGGCGCGAAGCGGCCGTGCGATGCGGCGCTCGATTGGGCGACGCGGCATGCGATCCATCCGGTCGTCGTGTCGGATGCGCAGGCGGTGGCCGCATCGCTGCGGTTTCTGGACGAGCACCGGATCGTCGTCGAGCCCGCTTGCGGTGCAGCGCTGGCCGCGCTCGAACAGGCGGTGCCGGTGCTGGCGTCGGCGTCCGATATCGCGGTGATCGTGTGCGGCGGAGTGACGGCGACGGTCGAACAGCTGCAAACGCTGAACGCGACGTTGCGGTAG